One window of Futiania mangrovi genomic DNA carries:
- a CDS encoding dipeptidase: MLIDGLQCGHFDRGSFEALSRGNVSCVTVTLGFWEGAIESLDAITHWRDLVAECADLAEIVRTRQDIEDANARGKVAVVLGYQNSNLFDGRIRFVELFHELGVRVVQLTYNNQNEYGGSCYEPNDSGLSRAGLKMVREMNRVGMLIDLSHVGDRTSADAIKASHMPVAITHANPHEIIPHPRNKQRYVLDALRENNGIIGCAAYRNITGDEYCKTAEKWCEMVARTVEIVGIDHVGIGTDRSHNTTVKDLDWMRMGRWSRDIDFGAGSAKKPGKVPPADWFQDVSDLGKIPDALRTVGFNAEEARKILRDNWLRIYETVFPGERTSTA; this comes from the coding sequence ATGCTGATTGACGGCCTTCAGTGCGGACATTTCGACAGGGGCAGCTTCGAGGCGCTCTCCCGCGGAAATGTGTCTTGCGTGACCGTGACGCTGGGTTTCTGGGAAGGAGCCATCGAGTCCCTTGATGCGATCACGCACTGGCGGGATCTCGTTGCCGAATGTGCGGATCTTGCCGAGATTGTGCGCACGCGGCAGGACATCGAAGACGCCAATGCCCGAGGCAAGGTCGCCGTGGTCCTCGGCTATCAGAATTCGAACCTGTTCGACGGCCGGATCCGCTTCGTGGAGCTGTTTCATGAACTGGGCGTCCGCGTAGTGCAACTGACATACAACAATCAGAATGAATACGGTGGCAGTTGTTATGAGCCGAACGACTCCGGCCTCTCGCGCGCCGGATTGAAGATGGTCCGCGAGATGAACCGGGTAGGGATGCTGATCGACCTGTCGCATGTGGGCGACCGCACCAGCGCGGACGCGATAAAGGCATCACACATGCCGGTAGCGATCACCCATGCAAACCCGCACGAAATCATCCCGCATCCTCGAAACAAGCAGCGTTATGTGCTCGACGCGCTGCGCGAGAACAATGGCATCATCGGCTGTGCGGCTTACCGCAACATCACCGGCGACGAGTATTGCAAGACAGCCGAAAAATGGTGCGAGATGGTGGCGCGCACCGTGGAAATCGTCGGTATCGATCACGTAGGCATAGGAACCGACCGTAGTCACAACACGACCGTCAAGGACCTGGACTGGATGCGGATGGGGCGCTGGTCGCGCGATATCGACTTCGGAGCAGGTTCCGCCAAGAAGCCCGGAAAAGTGCCGCCAGCCGACTGGTTTCAAGACGTCTCGGATCTCGGAAAGATTCCAGACGCTTTGCGGACCGTTGGGTTCAACGCAGAGGAGGCACGGAAGATCCTTCGCGACAACTGGCTGCGCATCTACGAGACGGTTTTCCCAGGGGAGCGCACCTCCACTGCCTAG
- a CDS encoding LacI family DNA-binding transcriptional regulator translates to MREAALATVTDVARRANVSVSTVSRVLSGKQTVAPKTRQRVMKAVEALGYQRNQLAQSLRLGRSQTVGFIVGDIEQTVYPLLSKYLQAELEETGSNLLLFNTSHRTDRLKSMLSHARQLRLSAVLIATSDELDTEILCRFRDDETEYSCPIVVLGQDLSAHGICSVWHDDEAGSYAATRHMIATGCKRIGYIGRIHGSAIGAMRSKGYMRAIREAFGEVEPDRIWDASYRYPAGYSTLLKSLEKGQRLDAVMAGSDEIALGVMAAAIDSGMIIPQDLSLVGFGDVEWGAHVRPSLSTLSSDFPRMARVVSEIIAKRHAGDMTPSAVPIPRKLILRRSVRQSALQAYLRDAGRIEQTAADNPAPSRYIEQEQDNAD, encoded by the coding sequence ATGAGGGAGGCGGCATTGGCCACGGTGACCGATGTGGCACGACGGGCGAACGTCTCCGTGTCGACCGTCTCACGGGTTCTCAGCGGCAAGCAGACGGTTGCGCCGAAGACGCGGCAGCGGGTGATGAAGGCTGTCGAGGCCTTGGGCTATCAGCGCAACCAATTGGCGCAGAGCCTCAGGCTCGGCCGCAGCCAGACCGTAGGGTTCATCGTCGGGGATATCGAGCAGACGGTTTACCCCTTGCTGTCCAAGTACCTGCAGGCGGAACTCGAGGAGACGGGTTCCAATCTTCTCCTGTTCAACACGAGTCACAGGACCGATCGCCTCAAGTCCATGCTGAGCCACGCCCGTCAGCTACGGCTCAGTGCAGTCCTGATCGCCACGAGCGACGAACTCGATACCGAGATACTCTGCCGGTTTCGGGACGACGAGACCGAATATTCGTGCCCCATCGTGGTTCTTGGCCAGGACCTTAGTGCGCACGGGATCTGCTCCGTTTGGCACGATGACGAGGCCGGCTCGTATGCCGCAACCCGACACATGATCGCGACAGGATGCAAGCGGATTGGCTATATCGGTCGGATCCACGGATCGGCTATCGGGGCGATGCGCTCCAAGGGCTATATGCGGGCGATTCGCGAGGCGTTCGGTGAGGTAGAGCCCGACCGTATCTGGGACGCCTCCTACAGGTATCCGGCCGGCTATTCAACCTTATTGAAGTCGCTGGAGAAGGGCCAGCGTCTCGATGCGGTCATGGCCGGCAGCGACGAGATTGCACTCGGCGTCATGGCCGCGGCAATCGATAGCGGCATGATCATACCGCAAGACCTTTCGCTGGTCGGCTTCGGTGACGTCGAATGGGGTGCGCACGTGCGTCCCTCGCTGTCCACGCTGTCGAGCGACTTTCCCCGAATGGCCCGGGTGGTGAGCGAGATCATAGCGAAGCGCCACGCCGGAGACATGACGCCATCGGCAGTGCCAATCCCACGGAAGTTAATCCTCCGGCGATCCGTGCGCCAGTCGGCGCTCCAGGCTTACCTACGAGATGCCGGAAGAATTGAGCAGACGGCCGCGGACAATCCAGCGCCGTCACGGTACATTGAGCAGGAGCAGGACAATGCTGATTGA
- a CDS encoding muconolactone Delta-isomerase: MQEQQENKAVAEFLVNIKFVWPESVSDETRAELRDRERAYAAELVKKGHLVRMWRVPGRKENWGLWRAKDATELHDVLTSLPVWPYMDLQVHAVAKHPVDPLRHEDL; encoded by the coding sequence ATGCAGGAACAGCAGGAGAATAAAGCGGTGGCCGAATTTCTTGTGAACATCAAGTTCGTTTGGCCGGAGTCGGTCAGCGACGAGACCCGTGCCGAGCTTCGCGACAGGGAGCGCGCCTATGCGGCCGAACTCGTGAAGAAAGGACATCTCGTGCGCATGTGGCGGGTTCCGGGCCGCAAGGAAAACTGGGGGCTCTGGAGGGCAAAGGACGCAACCGAACTGCACGATGTCCTGACGAGCCTCCCGGTCTGGCCGTACATGGATCTGCAGGTGCATGCCGTTGCCAAGCATCCCGTGGATCCATTGCGTCACGAGGATCTTTGA
- a CDS encoding phytoene desaturase family protein, whose translation MNRHSDSDVIVVGGGHNGLVCAGYLARSGLRVTVLERRARLGGPAGTQDFMPGYRSTITNSPGSLEPKVIADLELERFGLEFVRPNPTLVHPLPGNRLFLGWRESEKTQDQLESYATGESARYQGLLDYVQWFANRLGISLFEPPPSLKELVRNLDSIEEQEAFSRFFFGSVRSLFDEFGLAEETKAVMGPLATVSGIVGPSTPGTPFGLMMRPLSLASLASDSTDDPRRMPLRGSTGLPIGGMGAIIDAMERSLLARGVAIHREASVSRIVCDQDGVESVQLDDGTVHRAPIVVSAMNPYLTVAVIDGPDPFWADLRAKIVRKPLKGKAFKIVLGLGDIPRYSAARSEEEARTLASAQFRIAPTLDYLDDSYADMLRGRVPENPIVWGLCHSLTSPILAPEGKHVLSLNIGNAPYTLREGNWATEKHKLFERVIAKTAEWIPNLPDIIEDYHYLDPGEFEDEFSLVEANITHGDVLPYKQFWMRPLPGLHRYRTPARGLYLSGAGTWPGNFVSGIPGHNTAQEVLRDLASGHLSLEKPRIHHAGTAGE comes from the coding sequence ATGAACAGACATAGCGACAGCGACGTCATCGTGGTCGGCGGCGGTCACAACGGACTGGTCTGCGCCGGATATCTCGCCCGGTCCGGCCTGCGCGTCACGGTTCTCGAAAGGCGCGCAAGGCTGGGCGGGCCCGCCGGCACCCAGGACTTCATGCCGGGATACCGTTCAACGATCACCAACTCTCCTGGGTCGTTGGAGCCAAAGGTTATTGCCGACCTCGAACTTGAGCGGTTCGGGTTGGAATTCGTACGGCCGAATCCGACCCTCGTTCACCCGCTTCCCGGAAACCGGCTGTTCCTGGGATGGCGCGAAAGTGAGAAGACCCAGGACCAGCTCGAGAGCTATGCAACCGGGGAGAGTGCCCGTTACCAAGGGCTTCTCGACTACGTTCAATGGTTCGCGAACCGCTTGGGAATTTCGCTGTTCGAGCCGCCGCCTTCGCTGAAGGAGTTGGTGCGTAATCTCGACAGCATCGAGGAGCAGGAGGCCTTCTCCCGCTTTTTCTTCGGAAGCGTGCGCTCGCTCTTTGACGAATTTGGCCTGGCAGAAGAAACCAAGGCCGTCATGGGACCGCTCGCGACGGTCAGCGGCATTGTCGGGCCATCGACTCCGGGCACGCCGTTCGGCCTGATGATGCGCCCGCTCTCACTTGCGTCTCTTGCAAGCGACAGCACGGACGATCCACGGCGAATGCCGCTACGCGGTTCAACCGGACTGCCGATTGGGGGTATGGGCGCGATCATCGATGCAATGGAGCGCTCATTGCTTGCGCGCGGCGTAGCGATCCACCGCGAGGCGAGCGTGAGCCGGATCGTGTGCGACCAGGACGGCGTGGAGAGCGTTCAACTCGATGATGGCACGGTCCACCGGGCGCCGATTGTCGTCTCTGCGATGAACCCCTACCTGACTGTGGCCGTTATCGACGGACCGGATCCCTTCTGGGCCGATCTCCGCGCCAAGATAGTCAGGAAGCCGCTCAAGGGGAAGGCCTTCAAGATTGTCCTCGGGCTCGGCGACATACCCCGCTATTCCGCCGCAAGGTCGGAGGAGGAGGCGCGCACACTGGCGTCTGCACAGTTTCGTATTGCACCGACACTCGACTACCTCGACGACAGTTATGCGGACATGCTTCGTGGCCGCGTGCCGGAAAACCCGATCGTGTGGGGACTTTGCCACTCGCTCACCTCGCCGATCTTGGCGCCGGAAGGCAAGCATGTCCTCAGCCTCAACATAGGAAACGCACCCTACACGCTACGCGAGGGGAACTGGGCAACCGAGAAGCACAAGCTGTTCGAGCGCGTCATTGCGAAAACAGCGGAATGGATCCCCAACCTCCCGGACATTATCGAGGACTACCACTACCTCGATCCGGGTGAATTCGAAGACGAATTCAGCCTCGTCGAAGCCAACATCACGCATGGTGATGTACTTCCCTACAAGCAGTTCTGGATGCGCCCGTTGCCCGGTTTGCATCGCTACCGGACGCCCGCCAGAGGGCTCTACCTCAGCGGCGCTGGGACATGGCCCGGCAATTTTGTCTCCGGGATACCGGGGCATAACACCGCGCAGGAAGTACTGCGCGACCTCGCCAGCGGGCATCTCAGTCTTGAGAAACCCCGAATTCATCATGCAGGAACAGCAGGAGAATAA